In the Gymnogyps californianus isolate 813 chromosome 3, ASM1813914v2, whole genome shotgun sequence genome, one interval contains:
- the LOC127014005 gene encoding protein ELYS-like → MVPHLSHNKEPVQTGSLDLLTGCIKHWTSEEQASSAANLRFVLEWTWNKVIYTKDEFDQICVPLFDGSCNFVDPQALQSLQHCQLLLSSLRTVLNCLPREAQELTEKGLTDLTNKQVVTSLLSVYAQVVVWFCRSSLLPEGLDDDTHLSRPFYNYPLIQSYYTGHRQKLERLSRGKWDSDCLMIDGMVSQLGDRVEKLWRRDGGTGKYPPASLHALLDLYLLENIEESYKHAITIYLLLDILHSFPNTTEPSIDSFPTAFAIPWGLVKLIQGFWLLDHNDYENALALLFHPATMKTVSWQHVRIIQSLMCQGEHRRALRCIQMMKPSTSSSSEVRLFLTVLLSNRCMVEAWGLLQQHATKFNREELLKHMYETCQEMGLMEDLLKLPFTGAEQECLEKFLQTNAGVQDAEFLLVHHLQRANYIPALQLNQSMNVTLMNDRDPRFRERAVARNSILDQYGKILPRVQRKLAVERAKPYRLPSSVLREVARPKPLSTLTNQANAGNVHTGATFLSNVLSKIGEVRVGNEQKTSFSQCERLPDLVVRPVPSCPAAQGGRWQSPCRASASFTASSPLRSNMHGSISQKNFPGASELNLLETPLVVKRAKVLATPASASAIPGFTPRSILRSSLRTTPLATPSASPGQSLPPPLRAKKPRVSFREENSNAKWTVGEDVRSGAKVEMLGTPRRRTRRVPHAKPEQTDTREQTPAQPNEESATPRTPVRTGRRGRKRPSVLEESTGEEAFPQGPGGSPLLLDDVNPSGRAETLRTAMDHIARICPVCN, encoded by the exons aTGGTCCCGCACTTGAGTCACAACAAAGAACCTGTCCAGACAGGTTCTTTAGACCTTCTGACTGGATGCATTAAACATTGGACATCTGAAG agcaggcAAGTTCTGCTGCTAATTTACGGTTTGTTCTTGAGTGGACATGGAACAAAGTGATCTATACAAAAGATGAATTTGACCAAATAT GTGTTCCGCTGTTTGATGGCTCTTGCAACTTCGTTGACCCGCAGGCATTACAGTCTCTTCAGCACTGCCAGTTGCTTTTGAGCAGCCTTCGCACAGTCTTAAACTGTCTTCCAAGAGAAGCACAAGAGCTTACTGAAAAAG gtttaacAGACTTGACAAATAAGCAGGTGGTAACTAGCCTCCTTTCTGTGTATGCACAAGTGGTCGTCTGGTTCTGTCGATCCAGTCTCCTTCCAGAGGGTTTAG ACGATGATACACATTTGTCTAGACCTTTCTACAATTATCCTCTGATTCAGAGCTACTATACTGGTCATCGACAGAAACTTGAGCGTTTATCAAG AGGAAAATGGGATTCTGACTGCTTGATGATTGATGGAATGGTTTCCCAGTTAGGAGACCGAGTTGAGAAGTTGTGGCGGAGAGATGGAGGAACTGGGAAGTATCCACCTGCTAGTTTACAT gcaCTGCTGGATCTCTATTTGCTCGAAAACATTGAAGAAAGCTACAAACATGCAATT ACAATTTACTTGCTGCTAGATATCCTGCATTCCTTTCCGAATACAACAGAACCTTCAATCGACTCCTTCCCAACCGCCTTTGCTATCCCTTGGGGTCTTGTTAAGCTTATTCAAGGTTTTTGGCTGCTAGATCACAATGATTACGAA AATGCACTGGCCCTGCTCTTTCATCCAGCTACAATGAAAACTGTGTCATGGCAACACGTGAGAATTATTCAGTCCCTCATGTGCCAAGGAGAGCATAGGCGAGCCCTCAGATGCATACAGATGATGAAGCCATCGACGTCAAGCAGTAGTGAAGTGCGGCTTTTCCTCACTGTGCTGTTGTCCAATAG GTGCATGGTGGAGGCGTGGGGTCTGCTGCAGCAACACGCCACGAAGTTCAACAGAGAAGAGCTGTTAAAACACATGTATGAAACCTGTCAGGAGATGGGACTAATGGAAGACTTACTGAAGCTACCTTTCACAGGCGCTGAACAA GAGTGTTTGGAGAAGTTTTTACAGACCAATGCTGGTGTTCAGgatgctgaatttcttttagTCCACCATCTGCAGCGTGCCAACTAtatcccagcactgcagctgaatcAGTCAATGAACGTTACTCTTATG AATGATCGGGATCCTCGCTTCAGAGAGAGAGCAGTTGCCAGAAATTCTATATTAGACCAGTATGGCAAGATCCTTCCTAGAGTTCAAAGGAAGCTGGCTGTAGAGAGAGCCAAGCCTTACCGTTTGCCTTCATCGGTCTTAAGAGAAG TCGCAAGACCAAAGCCATTATCAACACTAACAAACCAAGCTAATGCAGGAAACGTGCATACAGGAGCAACTTTCCTCAGTAACGTCTTGTCCAAAATTGGAGAAGTACGGGTGGGAAACGAGCAGAAAACCAGTTTCTCACAATGTGAGAG ATTGCCGGATTTGGTGGTTCGTCCTGTTCCTTCATGTCCTGCAGCACAGGGTGGTAGGTGGCAGTCGCCATGCAGGGCTTCTGCTTCATTCACGGCATCCAGCCCATTGAGATCAAATATGCACGGATCCATCTCGCAGAAGAATTTCCCAGGAGCATCAGAGCTGAACTTACTAGAGACTCCTCTTGTGGTTAAg agAGCTAAAGTTTTGGCCACAcctgcttctgcttctgctaTTCCTGGCTTTACTCCTCGGTCTATTCTCAGATCCAGCCTTCGCACCACCCCCCTAGCAACTCCCTCTGCATCTCCAGGACAatcacttcctcctcctctacgAGCAAAGAAACCTAGAGTATCCTTCAGGGAAGAGAACTCGAATGCAAAATGGACCGTTGGG gaaGACGTGCGTTCGGGTGCGAAAGTGGAAATGCTTGGTACTCCTaggagaagaacaagaagagTTCCACATGCTAAACCAGAACAAACGGATACTCGTGAGCAAACACCTGCACAGCCAAACGAGGAGTCAGCCACACCCAGGACTCCAGTAAGGACAGGGCGTCGGGGCAGAAAGAGACCATCAGTCCTGGAGGAGAGCACAGGGGAGGAGGCCTTCCCCCAAGGACCTGGTGGCAGTCCTTTGCTGCTTGACGACGTAAACCCATCAGGACGTGCTGAAACATTAAGAACTGCGATGGATCATATTGCAAGAATATGCCCAGTCTGCAACTAA